The sequence CCGCATCCCTCAGGCAGCCGTTGATGCAAAAGCGGATCTCTATGTCGTTCCGACAGTCACCCGCTGCGAGAAGCTCGTCAGCGTGGTTCCTGCCCATACGGAATGGACAACCAAGGAAATCCACGAAACAGTCCATGACAAGAATGGTTACAAGGATGTCGTTCATAAGATTCCTTTCCCGGAACAGATCCCTGAGAAGAGGTACGTGACGATGTACCTGACTGTCCGCTTCGATGTTTACAGCATGAAGACAGGCGCTCTTGTTTTCACCAGCGAAGATGCCCGTGACAGATTGGACGACAGCAATTTCAACGGACTTTACACCCGGATCGTTGAACGTTTCTTCAAGAATCTGAAGAGCGAAATCGATTGACAGGAGTATATTTTAAAGACGGCCCAGGCCGTCTTTTTTTGTATGCGTATCCGTATTTTCTTTTGAATCAGCATATATCTCTTAAAACAGATGTATCATTTTTTCTTATTTGATGGCTTGACAAACGATCAAATGACGGTCTATAATCCAGTCATAAGAAACAAGCGATGATGAAGAAGGGATAATAAAACCTTTTCAGAGAGACGGTGGCTGGTGTGAACCGTTAAAGCATTATTATCTTTCCGCTTCGGAGGTGAAGACGATGAGTCTTCCGGGACATGCCCGTTACAGCTGACTAAAGATGGCCGTAAGGCAATTTGGGTGGTATCGCGGGTGCTCTCGTCCCTTAAGTGGATGAAGAGCGTTTTTTTATGGATACAACAGATTGGCAGCGGCTAAATTGGGTGGCACCGCGAGAAAAAGAGAAGCTCGTCCCATGGGACGTCTTCTCTTTTTGTGTTTTCAGGAGGATACAAATGAAACGTGTATTTAACTTTAACGCAGGCCCTTCCCCTATGCCGATCGAAGTGCTCGAAGAAATGAAAAATGATCTGACGGATTTCCGCGGAACCGGAATGGGCATCACGGAAATCAGCCACCGCTCCCCCGTTTTTCAAGACATGCTCGATGAAACGAAAGCATACCTCCGCCAGATGATGAAACTGGATGATGATTATGAAATCGTCTTCATGCAGGGCGGCGGCACGATGCAGTTCCTGATGACAGGATGCAATTTCCTTCACACAAGAGGCGCCTATGCTGATACCGGCGTCTGGGCGCACAAGGCAAGAAATACGGCCGCCTTCTTTGGAGAAACTTACGATGCCAATACAGCCAAGGACAGAAATTACGCCTATATCCCGGACATCTGCGATATCCGTCCCGACACAGATTACCTTTACATCTGCGCCAACAATACGATTTACGGCACGGAATACAAGGAATTCCCCAAAGTCGATGTTCCCCTCATCTGCGACATGTCCTCCGACATTCTTTCCAGGGAAATCGATTTCAACCAGTTCGACATGATCTGGGCCGGGATCCAGAAGAATCTGGGCGCAGCCGGAGCTGCCTTTGCCGTAATCAGAAAAGGCCTTCTTGAAAAAGCAAGGACGGATATTCCTGAATACCTCCAATACCAGACTTTCGTCAAGAATGATTCCACATACAACACGCCGCCTGTCTTCTGCATTTACACGCTGAACCGGATGCTTCACTGGATCTGGAACATGGGCGGACTCAAAGCCATTGAAGAAAGAAATAAGGTAAAAGCCGGACTCATTTATGACACCATCGATCAGAGCGGCGGTTTCTACAAAGGCCACGCTGACGTGAAGGACAGAAGCATGATGAACATTACCTTCAACCTCGCTACGCCGGAACTGGAAAAGGATTTCGTCGAGAAAGCCAAGAAGAATGACTTCATCGGTGTCAAAGGCCACCGTCTTGTAGGAGGCCTCCGCGTTTCCCTCTACAACGCAGTCACACCGGAAGCCGCAAAAGCGCTCGCTGATTTTATGAAAGAATATGAAAGAACCAACGGTTAATCATCATACCTGAAGCCATTACCACCAAGGAGGAATCATCATGTACAGAATTTTCATCACCGCTGACGTTGCCAAAGAAGCCAAGGAAATCCTTGAAAAGGAATTTATCGTAGATATCCAGCCGAATATGGAAGAAGATGAGCTCTGCAAAGTCATTGCTGACTATGACGCCATCATTACAAGAAGCCAGACACGCGTCACCAAGAAGGTCATTGATGCGGCTGTGAACCTGAAGGTCATCGGAAGAGCCGGCGTCGGCATCGACGGCATCGATATCCCAGAAGCTACCAAGAAAGGCATCACTGTCGTCAATACGCCGGAATCTAATACGATTGCTGCCTGCGAGCACACGATTGCCCTGATGCTCTCCATGACGCGCCACATTCCGCAGGCACACCAGTCCATCATGGAAGGCCGCTGGGACAGAAAGAGCTTCACAGGCATCCAGCTTCTGAACAAGACCGTCGGCATCATCGGCGTCGGCCGCGTAGGTTCCAATGTGGCAAAACGTCTGCAGGCTTTCAACATGAAGACCATCGGCTATGATCCTTATATCCCGCTGGAAAGAGGCCAGCAGCTCGGCGTGGAACTGACCGATCTGGATACACTTCTCCGTGAATCTGACTACATCACCCTCCACACACCGCTGACGGATGAAACACGCGGCATGATTGATAAAGAAGCCATTGCAAAAATGAAAGACGGCGTTCGCCTCGTCAATGCATCCCGCGGTGCAGTCGTCGATATCGAAGCGCTCGCTGAGGCGCTGAAGAATGGAAAAGTCGCAGGTGCCGGCATCGACGTATGGCCGAACGAACCGCTGAAGCCGGAAGAAAACCCGTTCCTCGGTCTGACCAATGTCGCTCTAACCCCTCACCTTGGTGCTTCCACCAAAGAAGCGCAGGCAGGTGTTGCTACCGATGTTGCTGTCGGTGTAGCGCAGGCTCTCCATGGTGAACCGGTTGCAACGGCTGTCAATGCATCCCCGATTACCAAGGCCACACTCAATGTCATCCAGCCATACTTCGACCTCTGCGAAAGAATGGGCAACATCGGCATCGACCTGGCCGGCGGCAGGATTTCCGGCGTCAATGTCGAATATACCGGCGAACTGGCTGAAACGGAAACAGCACCTCTTACAACCGCTGTCTTGAAAGGTCTCCTTGCTCCTGTCCTCCAGCAGACGGTCAATTTCGTCAACGCCAGAGGCATCGCAGAAGAACGCCACATGGAAGTCCGCGAAGTCAAAGCCAGAAAAGGCCATTACTTCACCAACACGATTTCCCTCACCATCGACACAGACAAAGGAACCCACAGAATCACAGGCTCCCTCTTTGACAGAAAAGAAGCCAAGATTGTTTCCCTCGATCATTTCAGAGTCGATTTCGAGCCAAAAGGCTGCATCATCATCGCTCCACATGAAGACAAACCGGGCATGATCGGTCAGGTAGCAGGAGTTCTCGGCGCTGCCGGCATCAACATTAACGGCATGCAGGTCGGAGCTTCCAATGACAAGGGCATCAATGTCATGGCCGTCGCTGTAGACAAGGATATCCCGACCGCTGTCCTCCCGTCCCTCATGAATATCGAAGGAATCAAGGACGTCAAAGTCATCCACTGCGAACATTAATCCATGAATTTTTGAAAAGGAGCCATCATGGTACGAATTATTCTGATCCGCCACGGGGAAACCACATGGAATACGGAAGGCCGTTATCAGGGCCAGGAAGATACCCCGCTTTCCGAAAGAGGCATCCGTCAGGGCATGGCTTGCGCAGAAGGACTGAAGGACATCCACATCGACCGCGCCATTTCCAGTCCCCTCTCCCGTTCCTACGAAACATGCCGGATGGCGGCTGAGAAACACGGCCTTGCCGTAGAAAAGGACGAAAGGCTGACGGAAATCAGCCACGGCCTTTGGGAAGGCATCCATGCCGATGAGATCGAAGCCAGGTATCCGAAATCATTCCATCTCTGGCATACCCATCCTGAAAAAGTGCAGATGCCGGAAGGCGAATGTCTGGAAGATGTCAGGAAACGCGTCCGCGCTGCTTTTGACGAATATGCAGAAAAGTATGACGGGGAAACCGTCCTCGTCGCCGCGCACGATGCAGTAAACAAGGTCATCATCTGCGATCTCTTCGGCATGGGCATCGGCCGCTTCTGGCAGATCAAGCAGGACAATGCCTGCATCAACATCCTCGAATATGACAAGGGCGTCTGGAGGCTTGTCACGATGAATTCCACACCGCATTTGGGCTACCTCATCAGCGGAACGGAGCAAAAAGGATTATAAGGAAATGAAAAGGAGCTGTGACAAAATGTCCAATCATTTTGCTACAGCTCCTTTTATGCTGGCATATTCAATTAGAAGATTATCCAACACATTTATATATTTATGTTATCTGAAAACCTCAAAACCTCGCTGCACTCGAAGGAAATGAACCTCCTCAGTCGCCTCCGGCGCCAGCTCCCCCTACGGGGCAAGCTCAAACACCCTTAAACCGAACTTCGTTCGAGAAAAGAAAAACGGTGTTTTGGTGGATTTTGTCACATCCCCTTTTTGCGCTTTCATCAATGATTCATTGCTGCCTGCGGAGTGCGGTCCGGCGCTGTATCACCGGATAAATTAGAAGGAATCTCGGTCGGAACGCGGCGGTACGGGAATGTTTTGTAAATATTCCTCATCATTTCATCGAGGATATAAACATTCCTGACGAAGCTTTCATCTTCCGTCTTCCAGTAGGAAGCCTTGTCATCCCTGACAATGCCGTCTGCCTTCTTGTAGGAGTAAATGTCTATTCTGGCTGCTGTCTCAATGAATGCATCTCCATCGGAGAAAGGCATGGGGTGCATGATGATCTGCTGCC is a genomic window of Veillonellaceae bacterium containing:
- the serC gene encoding 3-phosphoserine/phosphohydroxythreonine transaminase — translated: MKRVFNFNAGPSPMPIEVLEEMKNDLTDFRGTGMGITEISHRSPVFQDMLDETKAYLRQMMKLDDDYEIVFMQGGGTMQFLMTGCNFLHTRGAYADTGVWAHKARNTAAFFGETYDANTAKDRNYAYIPDICDIRPDTDYLYICANNTIYGTEYKEFPKVDVPLICDMSSDILSREIDFNQFDMIWAGIQKNLGAAGAAFAVIRKGLLEKARTDIPEYLQYQTFVKNDSTYNTPPVFCIYTLNRMLHWIWNMGGLKAIEERNKVKAGLIYDTIDQSGGFYKGHADVKDRSMMNITFNLATPELEKDFVEKAKKNDFIGVKGHRLVGGLRVSLYNAVTPEAAKALADFMKEYERTNG
- the serA gene encoding phosphoglycerate dehydrogenase, which encodes MYRIFITADVAKEAKEILEKEFIVDIQPNMEEDELCKVIADYDAIITRSQTRVTKKVIDAAVNLKVIGRAGVGIDGIDIPEATKKGITVVNTPESNTIAACEHTIALMLSMTRHIPQAHQSIMEGRWDRKSFTGIQLLNKTVGIIGVGRVGSNVAKRLQAFNMKTIGYDPYIPLERGQQLGVELTDLDTLLRESDYITLHTPLTDETRGMIDKEAIAKMKDGVRLVNASRGAVVDIEALAEALKNGKVAGAGIDVWPNEPLKPEENPFLGLTNVALTPHLGASTKEAQAGVATDVAVGVAQALHGEPVATAVNASPITKATLNVIQPYFDLCERMGNIGIDLAGGRISGVNVEYTGELAETETAPLTTAVLKGLLAPVLQQTVNFVNARGIAEERHMEVREVKARKGHYFTNTISLTIDTDKGTHRITGSLFDRKEAKIVSLDHFRVDFEPKGCIIIAPHEDKPGMIGQVAGVLGAAGININGMQVGASNDKGINVMAVAVDKDIPTAVLPSLMNIEGIKDVKVIHCEH
- a CDS encoding histidine phosphatase family protein, encoding MVRIILIRHGETTWNTEGRYQGQEDTPLSERGIRQGMACAEGLKDIHIDRAISSPLSRSYETCRMAAEKHGLAVEKDERLTEISHGLWEGIHADEIEARYPKSFHLWHTHPEKVQMPEGECLEDVRKRVRAAFDEYAEKYDGETVLVAAHDAVNKVIICDLFGMGIGRFWQIKQDNACINILEYDKGVWRLVTMNSTPHLGYLISGTEQKGL